The Aeromonas encheleia genomic sequence CTCGGCGCGCAAGGGGGGCTTCCTGGCCCTGGAGGCGGCGGAGATCCCCAACACCTTCATGAAGAAGGGCATCGACATGCTGGTGGACGGCCATGACGCCGACGTGGTGCGGGCCGTGATGGAGAAGGACATAGAGCTGACCTCGGAGCGTCACGTCATCGCCATCAAGGTGTTTCGCGCCCTCGGCGACCTCGGCCCCGCCATGGGCATGATAGGGACGCTGGTGGGACTGGTGGCCATGCTGGCCAACATGAGCGACCCCAAATCCATCGGTCCGGCCATGGCGGTGGCCCTGCTGACCACCCTGTATGGCGCCATCGAGGCCAACATGATCGCCATCCCCATCGCCGACAAGCTGGAGCTGCGCAGCGGCGAGGAGCGCCTGAGCCGGACCCTGATCCTTGACGCCATCATGGGCATCCAGGATGGCCAGAATCCCAGGGTGATCCAGGCGATGCTGCAGAACTATCTGCATCAGTCCAAACGCAACAACGGGCTCGAGTAGGAGGCCGCATGTCAAAGTGCAAGTGTCCGCCGCCCGGGCTGCCCGGTTACATGGGTACCTTCGCCGATCTGATGTCGCTGCTGATGTGCTTCTTCGTGCTGCTGCTCTCCTTCGCCGAGATGGACGTGCAGAAGTTCAAGCAGATCGCCGGCTCCATGGAGAAGGCCTTCGGGGTGCAGAATATCCTGGAGGTCAAAGACATTCCCAAGGGGACCTCGGTCATCGCCCAGGAGTTCAGGCCGGGTCGGCCCGAACCGACTCCCATCGATACC encodes the following:
- the pomA gene encoding flagellar motor protein PomA, translating into MDLGSLIGIVLGFGVVVYGMSLGGPMTMYVDMPSVYITILGSLFIAMMKFNLSQFLMAFKVAGKAFMYKGDKLDDLITKAVELADSARKGGFLALEAAEIPNTFMKKGIDMLVDGHDADVVRAVMEKDIELTSERHVIAIKVFRALGDLGPAMGMIGTLVGLVAMLANMSDPKSIGPAMAVALLTTLYGAIEANMIAIPIADKLELRSGEERLSRTLILDAIMGIQDGQNPRVIQAMLQNYLHQSKRNNGLE